Proteins found in one Streptomyces sp. CB09001 genomic segment:
- the ald gene encoding alanine dehydrogenase, with translation MKVGIPREVKNNEFRVAITPAGVHELVRHGHQVVIERDAGIGSSIPNEEYVAAGARILDTADEVWATADLLLKVKEPIAEEYHRLRKDQTLFTYLHLAASKECTDALIESGTTAIAYETVELPSRALPLLAPMSEVAGRLAPQVGAYHLMAANGGRGVLPGGVPGVLAGRAVVIGGGVSGWNAAQIAIGLGFHVTLLDKDITKLKEADKIFGTKIQTVVSNAFELEKACLEADLVIGAVLIPGAKAPKLVTNELVSRMKPGSVLVDIAIDQGGCFEDSHPTTHAEPTFPVHNSVFYCVANMPGAVPNTSTYALTNATLPYIVELANRGWAEALRRDPALAKGLNTHDGKVVYKEVAEAHGLEYVEPASLLA, from the coding sequence GTGAAGGTCGGCATCCCCCGCGAGGTCAAGAACAACGAGTTCCGGGTGGCCATCACCCCCGCCGGCGTGCACGAGCTGGTGCGCCACGGTCACCAGGTCGTCATCGAGCGCGATGCCGGCATCGGCTCCTCGATTCCCAACGAGGAGTACGTCGCCGCCGGTGCGCGGATACTGGACACGGCCGACGAGGTCTGGGCCACCGCGGACCTGCTCCTGAAGGTCAAGGAGCCGATCGCGGAGGAGTACCACCGCCTGCGCAAGGACCAGACGCTCTTCACCTACCTGCACCTGGCCGCCTCGAAGGAGTGCACGGACGCGCTCATCGAGTCCGGCACCACCGCCATCGCCTACGAGACGGTCGAGCTGCCCAGCCGCGCCCTGCCGCTGCTGGCCCCCATGTCCGAGGTCGCGGGCCGCCTCGCGCCCCAGGTCGGCGCCTACCACCTGATGGCCGCCAACGGCGGCCGCGGCGTGCTGCCCGGCGGTGTCCCCGGTGTGCTCGCGGGCCGCGCCGTCGTCATCGGCGGCGGCGTCTCCGGCTGGAACGCGGCGCAGATCGCCATCGGCCTGGGCTTCCACGTCACCCTGCTCGACAAGGACATCACCAAGCTCAAGGAAGCCGACAAGATCTTCGGCACGAAGATCCAGACCGTCGTCTCCAACGCCTTCGAGCTGGAGAAGGCCTGCCTGGAGGCCGACCTCGTGATCGGCGCCGTGCTCATCCCGGGCGCCAAGGCCCCGAAGCTGGTCACCAACGAGCTGGTGTCGCGCATGAAGCCCGGAAGTGTCCTTGTCGACATCGCGATCGACCAGGGCGGCTGCTTCGAGGACTCCCACCCGACCACGCACGCCGAGCCGACCTTCCCGGTCCACAACTCGGTCTTCTACTGCGTCGCCAACATGCCCGGCGCGGTGCCCAACACCTCCACCTACGCGCTGACCAACGCCACGCTGCCGTACATCGTGGAGCTGGCGAACCGCGGCTGGGCCGAGGCCCTGCGCCGCGACCCCGCGCTGGCCAAGGGCCTCAACACCCATGACGGCAAGGTCGTTTACAAGGAGGTCGCCGAGGCGCACGGCCTGGAGTACGTCGAGCCGGCCTCGCTGCTCGCCTAA
- a CDS encoding NUDIX hydrolase yields MTGSTIKDTPEEWEIRGSRTPFRGKKTSVRTDDVVMPDGSVATRDYQVHPGSVAVLALDREGRVLVVRQYRHPVREKLWEIPAGLLDVPGENPLHAAQRELYEEAHVKAEDWRVLTDVYTTPGGCDEAVRIFLARGLSEAAGERFEVEDEEADMEQARVPVADLVRGVLAGELHNNCLVVGVLALVAAERGEGLDALRPAEAPWPARPFEA; encoded by the coding sequence ATGACGGGCAGCACGATCAAGGACACCCCGGAGGAGTGGGAGATCCGGGGCAGCCGGACGCCCTTCCGGGGCAAGAAGACCTCGGTCCGCACGGACGACGTGGTGATGCCCGACGGCTCCGTGGCCACCCGCGACTACCAGGTCCACCCCGGCTCGGTGGCCGTCCTCGCCCTGGACCGGGAGGGCCGGGTGCTGGTCGTCCGGCAGTACCGGCACCCCGTGCGCGAGAAGCTGTGGGAGATCCCGGCAGGCCTGCTCGACGTCCCCGGCGAGAACCCGCTGCACGCCGCCCAGCGCGAGCTGTACGAGGAGGCGCACGTCAAGGCCGAGGACTGGCGGGTGCTGACCGACGTCTACACCACCCCCGGCGGCTGCGACGAGGCCGTACGGATCTTCCTGGCCCGGGGCCTGTCCGAGGCCGCCGGGGAGCGCTTCGAGGTCGAGGACGAAGAGGCCGACATGGAGCAGGCGCGGGTGCCCGTCGCCGACCTGGTCCGGGGAGTGCTCGCGGGAGAGCTGCACAACAACTGCCTGGTCGTGGGCGTGCTCGCACTGGTCGCGGCGGAACGGGGCGAGGGGCTCGACGCGCTCCGTCCGGCCGAGGCGCCGTGGCCGGCACGGCCCTTCGAGGCCTGA
- a CDS encoding glycoside hydrolase family 15 protein — protein MAGRIEDYALIGDMQTAALVCRDGTVDWLCLPRFDSHAIFAGLLGTGEHGFWRLGPAYAPGAEPPTSARRTYRGDSLILESEWDTPRGTVRVTDFMPPRDGAPQLIRIVEGVSGRVPMRSELRMRFSYGRVVPWVHKHEGRTVAVAGPDSVWFDTEAETYGKALTTYADFTVAPGDRIAFTISWEPSHKEPPALPEPEQSLVATEDFWRDWVEHCTYHGPYREAVVRSLITLKALTYAPTGGIVAAPTTSLPEDIGGVRNWDYRYTWLRDAAITLSSLLRTGYREEARAWREWLLRAVAGDPENLQIMYGIAGERELGEAELDWLPGYEGSGPVRVGNGAAHQLQLDVYGEVTEALHLGHMTGLARNDYASVLQLKLIRYLECHWNEPDEGIWEVRGPRRHFVHSKVMAWVAVDRTIKLIESGDADGPLERWKQLRDDIHRDVCEKGYDKERNTFTQSYGSQELDASLLLIPQMGFLPPDDKRVIGTIEAIQRELSTSDGFILRYPTDGKDEGVDGLPGDEGAFLACSFWMADDLAMIGRVDEARKLFEKLLSLRNDLGLLAEEWDPRLQRQVGNFPQAFSHVPLIDTALRLTASGAYGG, from the coding sequence GTGGCCGGGCGCATCGAAGACTACGCACTCATCGGAGACATGCAGACCGCTGCCCTGGTCTGCCGGGACGGCACAGTCGACTGGCTGTGCCTGCCCCGCTTCGACTCGCATGCCATCTTCGCCGGCCTGCTGGGCACCGGGGAGCACGGCTTCTGGCGGCTCGGCCCCGCGTACGCCCCCGGCGCCGAACCGCCCACGTCTGCCCGGCGGACCTACCGCGGCGACTCGCTGATCCTGGAATCCGAGTGGGACACCCCGCGCGGCACCGTCAGAGTGACCGATTTCATGCCGCCGCGCGACGGCGCCCCGCAGCTGATCCGGATCGTGGAGGGCGTCTCCGGCCGGGTGCCGATGCGCTCGGAGCTGCGGATGCGGTTCAGCTACGGCCGGGTGGTCCCCTGGGTCCACAAGCACGAGGGCCGCACGGTGGCCGTCGCGGGCCCGGACTCCGTGTGGTTCGACACCGAGGCGGAGACCTACGGCAAGGCGCTGACCACGTACGCGGACTTCACGGTCGCGCCGGGCGACCGGATCGCGTTCACCATCTCGTGGGAGCCCTCGCACAAGGAGCCGCCGGCGCTGCCTGAGCCCGAGCAGTCGCTGGTGGCCACCGAGGACTTCTGGCGCGACTGGGTCGAGCACTGTACGTACCACGGTCCCTACCGGGAGGCCGTGGTCCGCTCCCTGATCACGCTGAAGGCCCTGACGTACGCCCCCACCGGCGGCATCGTCGCCGCGCCCACCACCTCCCTGCCGGAGGACATCGGCGGGGTGCGCAACTGGGACTACCGCTACACCTGGCTGCGCGACGCCGCGATCACCCTGTCCTCGCTGCTGCGCACCGGTTACCGCGAGGAGGCCCGCGCCTGGCGCGAGTGGCTGCTGCGCGCGGTCGCCGGCGACCCCGAGAACCTGCAGATCATGTACGGCATCGCCGGCGAGCGGGAACTGGGCGAGGCGGAGCTGGACTGGCTGCCGGGCTACGAGGGATCCGGCCCGGTCCGGGTCGGCAACGGCGCGGCCCACCAGCTCCAGCTGGACGTCTACGGCGAGGTGACCGAGGCCCTGCACCTGGGCCACATGACGGGCCTGGCCCGCAACGACTACGCCTCGGTGCTCCAGCTCAAGCTGATCCGCTACCTGGAGTGCCACTGGAACGAGCCGGACGAGGGCATCTGGGAGGTGCGCGGCCCGCGCCGCCACTTCGTGCACTCCAAGGTGATGGCCTGGGTCGCCGTCGACCGCACCATCAAGCTGATCGAGTCCGGCGACGCGGACGGCCCGCTGGAGCGCTGGAAGCAGCTGCGCGACGACATCCACCGGGACGTGTGCGAGAAGGGCTACGACAAGGAACGCAACACCTTCACGCAGTCCTACGGCTCCCAGGAGCTGGACGCCTCCCTGCTGCTGATCCCGCAGATGGGCTTCCTGCCGCCGGACGACAAGCGGGTCATCGGCACCATCGAGGCCATCCAGCGCGAGCTGTCCACCTCGGACGGCTTCATCCTGCGCTACCCCACGGACGGCAAGGACGAGGGCGTCGACGGTCTGCCGGGCGACGAGGGGGCCTTCCTCGCCTGCTCGTTCTGGATGGCGGACGACCTGGCGATGATCGGCCGGGTGGACGAGGCGCGGAAGCTCTTCGAGAAGCTCCTCTCCCTCCGCAACGACCTCGGCCTCCTCGCCGAGGAGTGGGACCCCCGCCTGCAGCGCCAGGTCGGCAACTTCCCCCAGGCCTTCAGCCACGTGCCCCTGATCGACACGGCCCTCAGGCTGACGGCGAGCGGGGCGTACGGGGGCTGA
- a CDS encoding segregation/condensation protein A produces the protein MTSNDAPRPDRGPRPGRRRALGRGPGASAAPPLPGETPPGDGASGTTGAAPAAQDLGEGPAPTPAGASPASVGAPTVGRGEPAPVRETAGPETDERDPGNRHPGAPPTPGAEPGTGGPPDAGVSQEAPDDTSDDADDGVFKVRLANFEGPFDLLLQLISKHKMDVTEVALSKVTDEFMAHIRAMGPDWDLDQTTEFLVVAATLLDLKAARLLPAAEVEDEADLALLEARDLLFARLLQYRAYKQIAEIFNDRLSAEARRHPRTVGLEPHHAELLPEVVISIGPEGFAKLAVKAMQPKPKPQVYVEHIHAPLVSVQEQAGIVVARLKELGEASFRVLVQDTEDTLTVVARFLALLELYREKAVELDQETALGDLLVRWTGGDGETQPSVTDEFDRPPEAPKEEQKA, from the coding sequence ATGACCTCGAACGACGCCCCCCGCCCCGACCGCGGCCCGCGCCCCGGCCGCCGGCGCGCGCTGGGCAGGGGCCCCGGAGCGTCGGCGGCTCCACCGCTGCCCGGGGAGACTCCCCCCGGCGACGGCGCGTCCGGGACCACCGGAGCGGCGCCCGCCGCGCAGGACCTCGGCGAAGGACCGGCCCCCACCCCGGCCGGAGCGTCCCCCGCATCGGTCGGGGCGCCGACCGTCGGCCGAGGGGAACCGGCGCCGGTCCGGGAGACGGCAGGGCCGGAGACGGACGAGCGGGACCCCGGGAATCGACACCCGGGGGCGCCCCCGACGCCTGGAGCGGAACCGGGGACGGGCGGCCCGCCCGACGCCGGGGTGTCCCAGGAGGCCCCGGACGACACCTCCGACGACGCGGACGACGGTGTCTTCAAGGTGCGGCTCGCCAACTTCGAGGGGCCGTTCGACCTGCTCCTCCAGCTGATCTCCAAGCACAAGATGGACGTCACCGAGGTCGCGCTGTCGAAGGTGACCGACGAGTTCATGGCACACATCCGGGCGATGGGGCCGGACTGGGACCTCGACCAGACCACCGAGTTCCTGGTGGTCGCGGCCACGCTGCTCGACCTCAAGGCGGCTCGGCTGCTGCCCGCCGCCGAGGTCGAGGACGAGGCCGACCTGGCCCTGCTGGAGGCCCGCGACCTGCTCTTCGCCCGCCTGCTCCAGTACCGCGCGTACAAGCAGATCGCGGAGATCTTCAACGACCGGCTGTCCGCCGAGGCCCGCCGCCACCCCCGTACCGTCGGCCTGGAACCCCATCACGCCGAGCTGCTGCCCGAGGTCGTCATCAGCATCGGCCCCGAGGGCTTCGCCAAGCTCGCCGTGAAGGCGATGCAGCCGAAACCCAAGCCGCAGGTGTACGTCGAGCACATCCACGCGCCCCTGGTCAGCGTGCAGGAACAGGCCGGGATCGTCGTCGCCCGGCTGAAGGAGCTGGGCGAGGCCAGCTTCCGCGTGCTGGTCCAGGACACCGAGGACACCCTGACCGTCGTCGCCCGCTTTCTGGCCCTGCTGGAGCTGTACCGGGAGAAGGCCGTCGAGCTGGACCAGGAGACCGCCCTCGGTGACCTCCTGGTCCGCTGGACGGGCGGTGACGGAGAGACGCAGCCGTCGGTGACCGACGAGTTCGACCGGCCGCCCGAGGCGCCGAAGGAGGAGCAGAAGGCGTGA
- a CDS encoding ParA family protein — protein sequence MPTRTHGPGRLEAVGSVAVRTSAADHHSPQATRTAHMSMDGQHVNAMAGDGSGAPRNHFAVYDELPDGHFYDPDAEYEPDPEYAATLAPDAARQRRERIGPTGRPLPYFPIPGPLTDHGPAKIIAMCNQKGGVGKTTSTINLGAALAEYGRRVLLVDFDPQGALSVGLGVNPMELDLTVYNLLMERGMAADEVLLKTAVPNMDLLPSNIDLSAAEVQLVSEVARESTLQRALKPLMDDYDYIVIDCQPSLGLLTVNALTAAHKVIVPLECEFFALRGVALLTETIEKVQERLNPDLELDGILATMYDSRTVHSREVLARVVEAFDDHVYHTVIGRTVRFPETTVAGEPITTYASNSVGAAAYRQLAREVLARCHAE from the coding sequence ATGCCGACACGGACCCACGGTCCCGGGCGTCTCGAGGCTGTCGGCTCCGTAGCTGTACGCACCTCCGCAGCCGACCACCACAGTCCGCAGGCAACTCGGACAGCACACATGAGTATGGATGGCCAACACGTGAACGCCATGGCCGGCGACGGAAGTGGCGCGCCCCGCAACCACTTCGCCGTCTACGACGAACTGCCCGACGGGCACTTCTACGACCCGGACGCGGAGTACGAGCCGGATCCCGAGTACGCCGCCACGCTCGCGCCCGACGCGGCCCGACAGCGCCGTGAGCGCATCGGCCCGACCGGGCGCCCGCTGCCGTACTTCCCGATCCCGGGCCCGCTGACCGACCACGGCCCCGCCAAGATCATCGCGATGTGCAACCAGAAGGGCGGCGTGGGCAAGACCACGTCGACCATCAACCTGGGTGCCGCGCTCGCCGAGTACGGGCGCCGGGTGCTGCTCGTCGACTTCGACCCGCAGGGCGCGCTGTCGGTCGGACTCGGCGTCAACCCCATGGAGCTCGACCTCACCGTCTACAACCTGCTCATGGAGCGGGGCATGGCGGCCGACGAGGTGCTGCTGAAGACCGCGGTCCCCAACATGGACCTGCTGCCCAGCAACATCGACCTGTCGGCGGCCGAGGTGCAGCTGGTGAGCGAGGTCGCGCGCGAGTCCACCCTGCAGCGGGCCCTCAAGCCCCTGATGGACGACTACGACTACATCGTGATCGACTGCCAGCCCTCGCTCGGCCTGCTCACGGTCAACGCGCTGACCGCCGCGCACAAGGTGATCGTGCCGCTGGAGTGCGAGTTCTTCGCGCTGCGCGGTGTGGCGCTGCTGACCGAGACGATCGAGAAGGTCCAGGAGCGGCTCAACCCCGACCTGGAGCTCGACGGCATCCTCGCCACGATGTACGACTCGCGCACGGTGCACAGCCGTGAGGTGCTCGCGCGCGTTGTCGAGGCGTTCGACGACCACGTCTACCACACGGTCATCGGGCGCACGGTCCGCTTCCCGGAGACCACGGTCGCCGGCGAGCCGATCACCACGTACGCGTCCAACTCCGTCGGTGCCGCCGCCTACCGCCAGCTCGCCAGGGAGGTGCTCGCCCGGTGTCACGCCGAGTGA
- a CDS encoding tetratricopeptide repeat protein, whose product MTDQAVDTDGVRLSQDPAAESGFLGRTRELKELRADIERAGLDTLSGRKAPRARVLLIAGRPGSGRTALAEELTARVAHDYPDGVLRARLSEPDGTRVPVGRLARDLLTALDRSAPPGADEDDLTEALRTALADRRVLLLLDAVADAEQVDALLPDTPDCLAVAVAEGPLTGIADVRPCTLGGLDTKSAVELLSRHTGSVRITVDPRAAEQLVELCQAQPAALTLAGGWLAARPQAAVADLAKHVHAESDEGGALGRVFGLVYASLPSTAARMLRLLSLAPAGLVDPHTASALAGCSVSGARTTLDDFVAHGLLRAVDSPLPEYEVPGCLHGRLGALARKHDRPAELQLARARMLERTVRLLQSCRAVTETDSPQAREKLLATPRDLRFPHPRAAADWLRARRPALLAAARLAVADGELDTLARRLMSQLVRAMVAHFGTRSAAPDLYGIHRLVLDVAERRELPREKAAALLNLADLDARTGRTAEALVRYRAALDAGREANDPYATGRAMESVGGAHLELGDYDRAADWFGRALAERLARDERADAARVYGRLATAHTYAGRYGEAVRAWRAAVAGHRKSGDVAAHARALSELARVQEYAGRPEESLRTCREAVDWARRAEDVRLQAALHLRLADTLDRLGDPTAAGLERGAAERMLREDPADACEIRSASSED is encoded by the coding sequence GTGACGGATCAGGCGGTGGACACGGACGGCGTACGACTGTCCCAGGACCCTGCTGCGGAAAGCGGGTTCCTGGGCCGCACCCGGGAGCTGAAGGAGCTGCGCGCCGACATCGAGCGCGCCGGCCTCGACACCCTCTCCGGCCGCAAGGCCCCCCGCGCGCGCGTACTGCTCATCGCGGGCCGTCCCGGCTCGGGGCGCACCGCACTCGCCGAGGAGCTGACCGCGCGGGTCGCGCACGACTACCCCGACGGCGTGCTGCGGGCCCGGCTGAGCGAGCCGGACGGCACCCGCGTCCCCGTCGGACGCCTCGCCCGCGACCTGCTCACCGCGCTGGACCGCAGCGCGCCGCCCGGCGCCGACGAGGACGACCTCACCGAGGCCCTGCGCACCGCGCTCGCCGACCGCAGGGTGCTGCTCCTGCTCGACGCCGTCGCCGACGCCGAGCAGGTCGACGCGCTGCTGCCGGACACCCCGGACTGTCTCGCCGTCGCCGTGGCCGAGGGCCCGCTGACCGGCATCGCGGACGTCCGCCCGTGCACGCTGGGCGGCCTGGACACCAAGTCGGCCGTGGAACTGCTGTCCCGCCACACCGGCTCGGTCCGCATCACCGTCGACCCCCGGGCCGCCGAACAGCTGGTCGAGCTGTGCCAGGCCCAGCCCGCCGCGCTGACCCTGGCCGGCGGCTGGCTCGCGGCCCGGCCCCAGGCGGCCGTCGCCGACCTCGCCAAGCACGTGCACGCGGAGAGCGACGAGGGCGGCGCGCTCGGCCGCGTCTTCGGCCTCGTCTACGCCTCACTGCCCAGCACCGCCGCCCGCATGCTGCGGCTGCTCTCCCTCGCCCCGGCGGGCCTGGTCGACCCGCACACCGCCTCCGCGCTCGCCGGCTGCTCGGTGAGCGGGGCCCGCACCACCCTGGACGACTTCGTCGCCCACGGCCTGCTGCGCGCCGTCGACTCGCCGCTGCCCGAGTACGAGGTCCCCGGGTGCCTGCACGGCCGGCTCGGCGCCCTGGCCCGCAAGCACGACCGGCCCGCCGAGCTGCAGCTGGCCCGCGCCCGCATGCTGGAGCGGACGGTCCGGCTGCTCCAGTCCTGCCGGGCGGTCACCGAGACCGACAGCCCGCAGGCCCGCGAGAAGCTCCTCGCCACGCCGCGCGACCTGCGCTTCCCGCATCCGAGGGCCGCCGCCGACTGGCTGCGCGCCCGGCGCCCCGCCCTGCTGGCCGCGGCCCGCCTCGCGGTCGCCGACGGCGAGCTGGACACCCTCGCCCGCAGACTCATGTCCCAGCTGGTGCGGGCCATGGTGGCCCACTTCGGGACCCGGTCCGCGGCCCCCGACCTGTACGGGATCCACCGGCTCGTCCTCGACGTGGCCGAGCGCCGTGAGCTGCCCCGGGAGAAGGCCGCGGCCCTGCTGAACCTGGCCGACCTGGACGCCCGCACCGGCCGTACCGCCGAGGCGCTGGTGCGCTACCGGGCCGCGCTGGACGCCGGACGCGAGGCCAACGACCCGTACGCGACCGGCCGCGCGATGGAATCCGTGGGCGGCGCCCATCTGGAGCTGGGGGACTACGACCGGGCCGCCGACTGGTTCGGCCGGGCCCTCGCCGAGCGCCTCGCCCGGGACGAGCGGGCCGACGCCGCCCGGGTCTACGGCCGTCTCGCCACCGCCCACACCTACGCCGGGCGCTACGGCGAGGCGGTGCGGGCCTGGCGTGCGGCGGTGGCCGGGCACCGCAAGTCCGGCGACGTGGCCGCGCACGCGCGGGCACTGTCCGAGCTGGCCCGGGTCCAGGAGTACGCCGGGCGGCCCGAGGAGTCGCTGCGCACCTGCCGGGAGGCCGTCGACTGGGCCCGCCGGGCCGAGGACGTACGGCTCCAGGCCGCCCTGCACCTGCGCCTCGCCGACACGCTCGACCGGCTCGGCGACCCCACGGCGGCGGGCCTGGAGCGGGGCGCGGCCGAACGGATGTTGAGGGAAGACCCCGCGGATGCCTGCGAAATCCGCAGCGCATCGTCTGAAGATTAA
- a CDS encoding CTP synthase gives MPPKSSTTKHIFVTGGVASSLGKGLTASSLGMLLKARGLRVVMQKLDPYLNVDPGTMNPFQHGEVFVTNDGAETDLDIGHYERFLDRDLDGSANVTTGQVYSTVIAKERRGEYLGDTVQVIPHITNEIKHRIRRMATDEVDVVITEVGGTVGDIESLPFLETVRQVRHEVGRDNVFVVHISLLPYIGPSGELKTKPTQHSVAALRNIGIQPDAIVLRCDREVPTAIKRKISLMCDVDEAAVVACPDARSIYDIPKVIHTEGLDAYVVRKLDLPFRDVDWTTWDDLLDRVHKPEHEIVMALVGKYIDLPDAYLSVTEALRAGGFANKARVKIKWVTSDDCKTPAGAKAQLGDADAICIPGGFGERGVTGKVGAIKYARENGIPLLGLCLGLQCIVVEAARNLAGVADANSTEFDPATAHPVVSTMAEQLDIVAGEGDMGGTMRLGMYPAKLAEGSIVREVYDGKEYVEERHRHRYEVNNAYRAELEKKAGIVFSGTSPDGKLVEYVEYPRDVHPYLVATQAHPELRSRPTRPHPLFAGLVKAAVERKASK, from the coding sequence ATGCCGCCCAAATCTTCGACGACCAAGCACATCTTCGTCACCGGGGGTGTCGCCTCCTCGCTGGGCAAGGGGCTCACCGCCTCCAGCCTCGGCATGCTGCTCAAGGCCCGTGGCCTGCGCGTCGTGATGCAGAAACTCGACCCGTACCTGAACGTCGACCCCGGCACGATGAACCCCTTCCAGCACGGTGAGGTGTTCGTCACCAACGACGGCGCCGAGACCGACCTGGACATCGGCCACTACGAGCGCTTCCTCGACCGCGACCTCGACGGCTCGGCCAACGTCACCACCGGCCAGGTGTACTCCACGGTGATCGCCAAGGAGCGGCGCGGCGAGTACCTGGGCGACACCGTCCAGGTCATCCCGCACATCACCAACGAGATCAAGCACCGCATCCGCCGCATGGCGACGGACGAGGTCGACGTCGTGATCACCGAGGTCGGCGGCACCGTCGGAGACATCGAGTCGCTGCCGTTCCTGGAGACCGTCCGCCAGGTCCGGCACGAGGTCGGCCGCGACAACGTGTTCGTCGTGCACATCTCGCTCCTGCCCTACATCGGCCCTTCGGGCGAGCTGAAGACCAAGCCCACCCAGCACAGCGTCGCCGCCCTGCGCAACATCGGCATCCAGCCGGACGCGATCGTCCTGCGCTGCGACCGCGAGGTCCCGACCGCGATCAAGCGCAAGATCTCGCTGATGTGCGACGTCGACGAGGCGGCCGTGGTGGCCTGCCCCGACGCCCGCTCCATCTACGACATTCCGAAGGTCATCCACACCGAGGGCCTGGACGCCTACGTCGTCCGCAAGCTGGACCTGCCGTTCCGCGACGTGGACTGGACGACCTGGGACGACCTGCTCGACCGGGTCCACAAGCCCGAGCACGAGATCGTCATGGCCCTGGTCGGCAAGTACATCGACCTGCCCGACGCCTATCTCTCGGTCACCGAGGCGCTGCGCGCGGGCGGCTTCGCCAACAAGGCCCGCGTGAAGATCAAGTGGGTCACGTCCGACGACTGCAAGACCCCGGCCGGCGCCAAGGCCCAGCTCGGCGACGCCGACGCGATCTGCATCCCGGGCGGCTTCGGCGAGCGCGGTGTGACCGGCAAGGTCGGCGCGATCAAGTACGCCCGTGAGAACGGGATCCCGCTGCTCGGCCTCTGCCTCGGCCTGCAGTGCATCGTCGTCGAGGCGGCGCGCAACCTGGCCGGCGTCGCGGACGCCAACTCCACCGAGTTCGACCCCGCCACCGCCCACCCGGTCGTCTCCACCATGGCCGAGCAGCTGGACATCGTGGCCGGCGAGGGCGACATGGGCGGCACCATGCGGCTCGGCATGTACCCGGCGAAGCTGGCCGAGGGCTCCATCGTGCGCGAGGTCTACGACGGCAAGGAGTACGTCGAGGAGCGGCACCGCCACCGCTACGAGGTGAACAACGCCTACCGCGCGGAGCTGGAGAAGAAGGCCGGCATCGTCTTCTCGGGCACCTCCCCGGACGGCAAGCTCGTCGAGTACGTCGAGTACCCGCGCGACGTCCACCCCTACCTGGTCGCCACCCAGGCGCACCCGGAGCTGCGCTCGCGCCCGACCCGCCCGCACCCGCTCTTCGCCGGGCTGGTCAAGGCCGCGGTCGAGCGGAAGGCGTCGAAGTAA